The following are encoded together in the Mastacembelus armatus chromosome 6, fMasArm1.2, whole genome shotgun sequence genome:
- the tph1a gene encoding tryptophan 5-hydroxylase 1a → MYSNKTEGPRRGRSFDSMNIGFEEKLLNNEINKSTFTKIEENAEKNNTSEKGRATIIFSLKNEVGGLVKALKLFQENHVNLVHIESRKSKRRNSEFEIFVDCDSNHEQLNEIIQLLQKHVNVVDMEPPDNSCLLEEDMCNVPWFPKKISDLDKCANRVLMYGSELDADHPGFKDNVYRKRRKYFADLAMSYKHGDPIPYVEFTEEEVKTWGVVYRELNKLYPTHACREYLKNLPLLSKYCECREDNIPQLEDVSRFLKERTGFTIRPVAGYLSPRDFLAGLAFRVFHCTQYVRHSSDPLYTPEPDTCHELLGHVPLLAEPSFAQFSQEIGLASLGASDDSIQKLATCYFFTVEFGLCKQEGQLRAYGAGLLSSISELKHALSGHARIMPFDPKVTSKQECIITTFQDVYFVSDSFEEAKVKMREFAKTIKRPFTVRYNPYTQSVDVLKDTPSINTVVEELRHELDIVGDALSRLNKHLGV, encoded by the exons ATAAACAAATCAACCTTCACAAAAATTGAAGAAAACGCTGAAAAGAACAATACATCAGAGAAAGGGAGAGCAACGATCATCTTTTCCCTCAAGAATGAAGTGGGAGGACTTGTAAAGGCACTGAAACTCTTCCAA GAAAATCATGTTAACCTTGTACATATAGAGTCCAGGAAATCCAAAAGACGCAACTCTGAGTTTGAGATATTTGTGGACTGCGACAGCAACCACGAACAACTGAACGAAATCATCCAGTTGCTTCAGAAGCATGTGAACGTGGTGGATATGGAGCCTCCAGATAACTCCTGCCTACTTGAGGAAG aTATGTGCAATGTACCCTGGTTCCCAAAGAAAATTTCAGACCTGGACAAGTGTGCTAACCGTGTCCTGATGTATGGCTCTGAGTTGGATGCTGACCATCCA GGTTTCAAGGACAATGTCtacaggaagaggagaaagtaTTTTGCTGATCTCGCCATGTCTTACAAACA TGGAGACCCGATTCCATATGTTGAATTCACAGAAGAAGAAGTTAAGACCTGGGGTGTTGTGTACAGGGAGCTTAACAAGCTGTACCCCACCCACGCCTGCAGGGAATACTTGAAGAACCTGCCACTGCTGTCCAAATACTGTGAATGTCGGGAGGACAATATCCCTCAGCTGGAAGACGTCTCACGCTTCCTTAAAG AACGTACTGGATTTACCATCAGACCTGTGGCAGGTTATCTCTCCCCGCGTGACTTCCTTGCTGGTTTGGCCTTTCGTGTTTTCCACTGTACCCAGTATGTGCGGCACAGCTCTGACCCCTTATACACCCCAGAGCC GGACACATGCCATGAGCTGCTGGGTCATGTCCCGCTGTTAGCAGAGCCCAGCTTTGCACAGTTTTCTCAGGAGATTGGTCTTGCTTCACTTGGGGCTTCTGATGACTCAATTCAGAAACTGGCCACA TGCTATTTCTTCACGGTGGAGTTTGGCCTATGCAAACAAGAAGGGCAGCTGCGAGCATATGGAGCAGGACTGCTGTCATCCATCAGTGAGCTTAag CACGCACTCTCCGGTCATGCAAGGATAATGCCTTTCGACCCCAAAGTTACATCCAAACAAGAATGCATCATCACGACATTTCAGGATGTCTACTTTGTGTCTGACAGCTTTGAAGAGGCCAAAGTCAAAATGAG GGAGTTTGCCAAGACCATCAAGCGTCCCTTCACAGTCCGATACAACCCTTACACCCAGAGTGTGGATGTGCTGAAAGACACTCCCAGCATCAACACCGTTGTGGAAGAGCTTCGACATGAGCTTGACATCGTTGGTGACGCCCTCAGTCGGCTGAACAAGCACCTGGGTGTCTGA